The following proteins come from a genomic window of Sorghum bicolor cultivar BTx623 chromosome 3, Sorghum_bicolor_NCBIv3, whole genome shotgun sequence:
- the LOC110433539 gene encoding uncharacterized protein LOC110433539: MHFISAIPKLTGQNYVLWREELDAALALAEIDLALQEPKPTEPEEPERAQNETDEAFANRKRDFAPIRAKYDLEKYKWEKSNRKCKIVIKKTITEGLRGAIPECDTAKEYLEKVKNQFTGSTKAHASTLIQKLTNMRFTGGSVREHILSMSTMAAKLEKLKMPLADGFLIHLALNSLPKEYETFVVNYNTQPEEWDLEKVIAMCVQEEERLKNANGGSVNFVKGKNKKPFYNKKAPDASTSQNKGGSTSQPKAHPKQDNQHRQEDPDRCRWCNETGHWKHDCPKFMKHCLVKGIQRRENPSKRRKTD; this comes from the exons ATGCACTTCATCAGTGCAATCCCAAAGCTGACGGGACAGAACTATGTTCTGTGGCGCGAGGAACTTGATGCTGCTCTAGCACTTGCTGAGATAGATTTGGCTCTTCAGGAGCCAAAGCCCACTGAGCCAGAGGAGCCCGAAAGGGCTCAGAATGAGACCGATGAAGCTTTTGCTAATCGGAAGCGAGACTTTGCTCCCATCAGAGCAAAGTATGATCTTGAGAAGTACAAGTGGGAAAAGTCAAACCGCAAGTGCAAGATTGTCATCAAGAAAACCATCACAGAGGGCCTAAGAGGTGCAATCCCAGAATGTGACACAGCAAAAGAATATCTTGAGAAAGTGAAGAATCAGTTCACTGGTTCAACCAAAGCTCATGCTTCCACCCTGATCCAGAAACTCACTAACATGAGGTTCACAGGGGGGAGTGTGAGAGAGCACATTCTGAGCATGAGCACCATGGCAGCCAAGTTAGAGAAGCTAAAGATGCCCCTCGCTGATGGTTTCCTCATTCACCTAGCTCTAAACTCACTTCCTAAAGAGTATGAGACATTTGTTGTTAACTACAACACACAGCCAGAGGAGTGGGATTTAGAGAAGGTGATTGCTATGTGTGTGCAAGAGGAAGAAAGGCTCAAGAATGCAAATGGTGGTTCTGTGAACTTTGTGAAaggaaagaacaagaagccaTTCTACAACAAGAAAGCTCCAGATGCCTCCACCTCCCAGAACAAGGGAGGAAGCACTTCACAGCCTAAAGCACACCCAAAGCAAGACAACCAGCACAGGCAGGAGGACCCGGATCGCTGTAGATGGTGTAATGAGACAGGGCATTGGAAGCATGACTGCCCTAAGTTCATGAAACATTGCCTAGTGAAAG GGATTCAGCGGAGGGAGAACCCTTCAAAGAGGAGAAAGACAGATTAA
- the LOC8078777 gene encoding transcription factor bHLH150, with protein MITSPSPSPSPSSSRTPNKGGGGSATPPPPRSLQASKWRSGAVRGVYGRRLLDALRATGGGQPRAVKAAADSALALTARGQTRWSRAILLAGAACSRRRVLVKAGGKVRRRRRPPPPVQARDNAALLKGKGKGKEKGKVQERLRVLGRLVPGCRKLPAPTLLEEAADYVAALQMQVSAMRALADALAAAQLSSPSDADAEAGR; from the coding sequence ATGATCACCTCTCCGTctccctcgccgtcgccgtcgtcgtcgcggaCGCCCAACAAGGGCGGGGGCGGCTCCgctacgccgccgccgccgcggagtcTGCAGGCCAGCAAGTGGCGCAGCGGCGCGGTGCGCGGGGTGTACGGGCGGCGCCTGCTGGACGCGCTCCGCGCCACGGGCGGGGGCCAGCCGCGCGCCGTGAAGGCGGCGGCGGACTCGGCGCTGGCGCTGACGGCGCGCGGCCAGACGCGGTGGAGCCGCGCTATCCTGCTGGCCGGCGCGGCCTGCAGCCGCCGCCGCGTGCTCGTCAAGGCGGGCGGCAAGGTCCGGAggcgccgccgcccgcctccGCCGGTGCAGGCCAGAGACAACGCGGCGTTGCTCAAGGGCAAGGGCAAGGGCAAGGAGAAGGGCAAGGTGCAGGAGCGGCTCCGCGTGCTGGGCCGCCTCGTCCCGGGGTGCCGGAAGCTCCCCGCGCCTACTCTGCTGGAGGAGGCCGCCGACTACGTTGCCGCGCTGCAGATGCAGGTCAGCGCCATGCGCGCGCTCGCCGACGCGCTGGCGGCCGCGCAGCTGTCGTCGCCGTCGGACGCGGACGCGGAGGCGGGGAGGTGA